Proteins from a single region of Paraglaciecola sp. T6c:
- a CDS encoding response regulator, producing the protein MNPLIAKETKVLIVDDQVLAKGYMKYSLEELGFSDITYVDKVHLALNKIRHQRYDLIVCSYNLKHEQDGYYFYDEINRNGELPLSTAFVFISADTTADLVQSIVELQPDDFLAKPFTVKELDRRLSRILGRKRALQSVYWCIEKKHFPKALSEVEVFLSETKNSEFFPLALKIKGEVLQLCGHFPQAKAFYQAILNVQTFTWAQLGLVKTYLHLNEDEAAEKLVLRLAFKPESQLAAYDLLMSLQIKQGDFDTALECVLMASEISPRNIRRHKTALDLSRITHDYHTQLEAAKKIVKFAKNSIHDTPEHYLNVARASIDYAMTADEEQTSALVKQANEYIRQSRQAFPKADMQDQINVINARLMYLADEKDNAKALLEQLDNDNWENETIEALLDKAKAFHEIGIHERSQEILSEIMRRCDENEQGNEIFLHYVEQEQEEKSRIKQSSKELNNLAVQRFQEGDIDSALGTFADAFTIMPKTPAIALNLLQVMTIKRLHTDDNYQKTIQRCVRTVEAGSLNDEQENRYTKIRELLDDIA; encoded by the coding sequence ATGAATCCACTGATCGCTAAAGAAACCAAAGTGCTGATCGTTGATGATCAGGTTCTCGCTAAAGGGTACATGAAGTATTCTTTGGAAGAGCTTGGTTTTAGCGATATCACCTATGTGGACAAGGTACACCTCGCTCTTAATAAAATCCGCCACCAGCGGTATGATCTCATCGTATGCTCATACAACTTAAAACATGAGCAAGATGGGTACTACTTTTACGATGAAATAAACCGAAACGGCGAGTTACCTCTGAGCACCGCATTCGTGTTTATCAGTGCTGATACCACAGCGGATCTAGTACAAAGTATTGTTGAGTTACAACCTGACGATTTTCTCGCTAAGCCGTTTACCGTGAAAGAGTTAGACCGACGCTTGTCGCGCATTCTGGGGCGTAAACGAGCTTTACAGAGTGTGTATTGGTGTATTGAAAAGAAACATTTCCCAAAGGCACTATCAGAAGTAGAAGTGTTTTTGAGTGAAACTAAAAACTCAGAGTTTTTTCCCTTGGCGTTGAAAATTAAAGGCGAAGTGTTGCAGCTATGTGGTCACTTTCCTCAAGCTAAAGCGTTCTACCAGGCGATTCTTAATGTTCAAACGTTTACTTGGGCTCAATTGGGCTTAGTAAAAACGTATCTACACTTGAATGAAGACGAAGCGGCAGAGAAGCTCGTACTTCGTCTCGCCTTTAAACCGGAATCACAATTGGCCGCATATGATTTACTAATGTCGTTGCAAATCAAGCAAGGTGATTTTGATACTGCTCTTGAATGCGTTTTAATGGCATCTGAAATATCCCCTAGAAATATAAGACGGCATAAAACCGCGTTGGATTTATCCAGAATTACCCACGATTATCATACGCAGCTTGAGGCAGCCAAAAAAATCGTTAAATTTGCTAAAAATTCTATTCACGACACGCCGGAGCATTACCTAAATGTCGCCCGCGCTAGTATTGATTACGCCATGACGGCTGATGAAGAGCAAACGAGTGCGCTGGTTAAGCAAGCAAATGAGTACATTCGCCAATCTCGCCAAGCATTCCCGAAGGCGGATATGCAAGACCAAATCAATGTAATCAACGCTCGACTCATGTATTTAGCGGATGAAAAAGATAACGCCAAAGCATTGCTTGAGCAACTAGACAACGACAACTGGGAGAATGAAACAATCGAAGCTTTGCTCGATAAAGCCAAAGCATTTCATGAGATAGGCATACACGAGCGTAGCCAAGAGATATTAAGTGAGATTATGCGCCGTTGTGATGAAAACGAGCAAGGTAATGAAATATTTCTTCACTATGTTGAACAAGAGCAAGAGGAAAAAAGTAGAATCAAGCAAAGCTCCAAAGAATTGAATAACTTAGCGGTCCAGCGTTTTCAAGAAGGTGATATCGACAGTGCATTGGGTACCTTCGCCGATGCCTTTACCATTATGCCTAAAACTCCCGCAATTGCGCTTAACTTACTGCAGGTGATGACTATAAAACGCTTGCACACAGACGACAACTATCAAAAAACGATCCAGCGCTGCGTGCGCACGGTTGAAGCCGGCTCACTGAATGATGAGCAGGAAAATCGGTACACCAAAATACGTGAATTATTAGACGACATCGCCTAG
- the kynU gene encoding kynureninase: MENISEEQIAQWDLIDPLAEKREAFTLPADTVYLDGNSLGAMPTAAALRGKEVLEHQWANDLITSWNTHSWIDLPTTVGEKIAPLIGAAPEQVICCDSTSINLFKVLASAVTLQKNRSQVLSLAGNFPTDLYMVEGLTSLLGESHCYLKTVDEDTLEEALTSEVAVLMLTQVDFRTGRLLDMQRITHLAHEQGILVIWDLAHSAGALPIALDECDVDFAVGCGYKYFNGGPGAPAFVYVAKRLQAQVSQPLKGWMGHKQPFAFAQGYEQAGNITQYLCGTPNVVSMSVLDAALEVFSDVKMQQIREKSEALSELFIALVEAEVALSDLVLVSPRATKDRGSQLAFKHEHAHGICQALIEFGVIADFRAPNILRFGFTPLYLRYQDILTSVQNLTQVIQQKVYLQAQYNKQNKVT, from the coding sequence ATGGAAAACATCAGTGAAGAGCAAATAGCACAATGGGATTTGATAGACCCTTTGGCTGAAAAGCGTGAAGCGTTTACGCTTCCTGCTGATACTGTTTATTTAGATGGCAACTCTCTAGGAGCCATGCCAACTGCTGCAGCGCTGCGTGGTAAAGAAGTGTTAGAGCATCAGTGGGCCAACGATCTCATTACCAGTTGGAACACACATTCGTGGATTGACCTACCGACAACCGTAGGTGAAAAAATTGCGCCACTCATTGGCGCAGCACCAGAGCAGGTGATTTGCTGTGATTCTACCTCTATCAATTTGTTCAAAGTACTTGCCAGTGCGGTGACGCTACAAAAAAATCGCTCTCAGGTACTTTCTTTAGCGGGGAATTTTCCTACTGACTTGTACATGGTTGAAGGGCTTACATCACTGTTGGGCGAGAGTCATTGTTATCTTAAAACGGTTGACGAAGACACGCTAGAAGAAGCTCTTACTTCTGAAGTGGCAGTTTTAATGCTGACTCAGGTTGATTTTCGCACTGGTCGCTTGCTGGATATGCAGCGCATAACGCACTTAGCGCATGAGCAAGGAATTTTAGTGATATGGGATCTCGCTCATAGCGCGGGGGCGTTGCCTATCGCGCTTGATGAATGTGACGTAGATTTTGCTGTGGGGTGCGGTTATAAATACTTTAACGGAGGGCCTGGCGCACCGGCATTTGTTTACGTAGCCAAACGCCTTCAAGCTCAGGTATCTCAGCCGCTGAAGGGATGGATGGGGCATAAGCAACCTTTTGCTTTTGCACAAGGTTATGAGCAAGCGGGTAATATTACTCAATATCTATGTGGTACGCCAAATGTGGTATCTATGAGTGTATTAGATGCTGCACTTGAGGTATTTTCTGATGTGAAGATGCAGCAAATACGTGAAAAATCAGAGGCGTTAAGTGAATTGTTTATTGCGCTAGTGGAAGCCGAGGTGGCGCTATCTGATTTAGTACTAGTATCGCCACGAGCGACGAAAGACAGAGGTAGCCAATTGGCATTTAAACATGAACACGCTCATGGGATTTGTCAGGCATTAATCGAGTTTGGTGTGATAGCCGATTTTAGAGCACCGAATATTTTACGGTTTGGCTTTACTCCTCTGTATTTACGCTACCAAGACATTCTGACCAGCGTGCAGAATCTCACACAGGTTATTCAGCAAAAAGTCTATCTTCAAGCACAGTACAACAAGCAAAATAAAGTAACTTAG
- a CDS encoding alpha/beta hydrolase family protein, with product MKISYSLFPLFVFFVVACTSSLPKHTTEQEQVLKNAEVLKTTTLQNVSFAQVMALDVAPNASEKIAYGSDELQYGQLYLPENVRGKEVEDTAPLVVFVHGGCWLNAFSVDHSEAFSQALTKEGYAVWSVEYRRTGDDGGGWPGSLNDVLKGVSFAQTFKDYPIDLNKVILVGHSAGGHLALLASAPERQVFKGGAKLLGVIGLAAIVDVVRYSQGNNSCQTATPAFFGGSAEQKPEAYASGSPDHYALTEHSLLLHGSADEIVEQSQALKSDFEYQIVKGAGHFDWIHPQTNAYQVFLSALKQRVSE from the coding sequence ATGAAAATTTCGTACAGCCTTTTCCCGCTATTCGTATTTTTTGTGGTGGCTTGTACCTCAAGTTTACCGAAGCACACAACAGAGCAAGAGCAGGTACTAAAAAATGCTGAGGTCTTAAAGACTACCACTTTGCAAAATGTAAGCTTTGCGCAAGTGATGGCGTTAGATGTAGCGCCCAATGCCAGTGAAAAAATCGCATATGGCAGTGATGAATTACAGTATGGACAATTGTATCTGCCGGAAAATGTGCGGGGTAAAGAGGTTGAAGATACTGCACCATTAGTCGTTTTTGTTCACGGTGGCTGTTGGCTTAACGCTTTCAGCGTTGATCATAGCGAGGCGTTTAGCCAAGCGTTGACAAAAGAGGGATACGCGGTTTGGTCTGTAGAGTATCGCCGCACAGGCGATGATGGCGGCGGTTGGCCTGGTAGCTTGAATGACGTCTTAAAAGGAGTGAGTTTCGCGCAAACCTTTAAGGATTATCCGATTGACTTAAACAAGGTGATTTTGGTCGGGCATTCAGCAGGCGGACATTTGGCGTTATTGGCCAGCGCCCCAGAACGACAGGTATTTAAGGGCGGGGCCAAGTTGCTAGGCGTCATCGGTTTAGCTGCTATTGTTGATGTGGTTCGTTATTCACAAGGTAATAACAGTTGTCAAACTGCTACGCCTGCTTTTTTTGGTGGCAGTGCTGAGCAAAAGCCAGAAGCTTACGCTTCAGGCTCGCCCGATCATTACGCGCTAACAGAGCATTCACTCTTATTGCATGGCAGTGCTGATGAAATAGTCGAGCAGAGCCAAGCACTGAAGAGTGATTTTGAATATCAAATTGTAAAGGGGGCAGGGCACTTTGATTGGATCCATCCTCAGACAAATGCGTATCAAGTTTTTTTATCAGCGTTAAAACAACGGGTCAGTGAATAA
- a CDS encoding thiolase family protein, with the protein MSNSSVVIVSAKRTPMGGFMGGLSALSACELGANVITAALTDAGDDAPVVDEVIMGCVLPAGLGQAPARQASIKAGLPLGTGAITLNKVCGSGMKAVMLAHDLIKSGSAKTVVAGGMESMSNAPYILPKARQGYRMGHGHMLDHMMLDGLENAYDGKAMGCFAQSKADEEHVTREQMDEFALGSLTKASDAIANGLFKDEITPVKITSRKGEVVIENDEGPGNARPEKIPSLRPAFTKDGTVTAANSSSISDGAAALLVMSEEEAKAKGYTPLARIVGHSSNAIEPENFTVAPVGAMEKLFAKTGWSKEDVDLFEINEAFAMVTMLGMRKLGLDPAKVNVKGGACALGHPIGASGARIIVTLLHALKQRSLKKGVAAICIGGGEATAIAFEMLV; encoded by the coding sequence ATGAGTAACAGTTCAGTAGTGATTGTTAGTGCTAAACGTACACCAATGGGTGGGTTTATGGGGGGCTTGTCAGCACTGAGTGCCTGCGAGTTAGGTGCAAATGTGATTACAGCGGCATTAACAGATGCGGGTGATGATGCACCTGTTGTTGATGAAGTCATTATGGGCTGTGTTTTACCTGCTGGATTAGGGCAAGCGCCGGCTCGTCAAGCGAGTATAAAAGCGGGTTTGCCACTTGGTACTGGTGCGATAACGTTAAATAAGGTGTGCGGTTCAGGTATGAAGGCAGTGATGCTTGCCCATGATTTGATTAAGTCTGGTAGTGCTAAGACGGTTGTGGCGGGTGGTATGGAGAGTATGTCCAATGCGCCGTATATCTTACCCAAAGCGAGGCAGGGGTATCGCATGGGGCATGGACATATGTTGGACCATATGATGCTGGACGGTTTGGAAAACGCCTATGACGGTAAAGCGATGGGCTGCTTTGCTCAGTCTAAAGCTGACGAAGAGCATGTGACTCGAGAGCAAATGGATGAGTTCGCATTAGGCTCGCTAACTAAGGCCAGTGACGCGATAGCTAATGGGTTGTTTAAAGACGAAATTACACCGGTGAAAATCACTTCTCGCAAAGGTGAGGTCGTCATTGAAAACGATGAAGGGCCAGGAAACGCTCGCCCTGAGAAGATCCCTTCTTTGCGCCCCGCATTCACGAAAGACGGTACGGTCACGGCGGCGAATTCTAGCTCTATTTCAGATGGTGCTGCTGCGTTGTTGGTCATGAGCGAAGAAGAAGCAAAAGCAAAAGGGTACACACCGTTAGCACGTATTGTTGGGCATAGCTCAAATGCTATTGAGCCCGAGAATTTCACAGTGGCACCTGTTGGTGCTATGGAAAAACTGTTCGCGAAAACGGGTTGGTCAAAAGAAGATGTAGACTTATTTGAGATCAACGAAGCCTTTGCCATGGTCACTATGTTGGGTATGCGTAAACTTGGTCTAGATCCCGCTAAAGTAAACGTGAAAGGTGGAGCATGTGCCCTTGGTCACCCGATTGGGGCCTCAGGCGCGCGTATTATCGTGACTTTACTGCATGCACTTAAGCAGCGTAGCCTGAAAAAAGGCGTAGCTGCTATTTGTATCGGCGGTGGTGAAGCGACCGCGATAGCGTTTGAAATGCTAGTTTAA
- a CDS encoding MerR family transcriptional regulator: MTEKFYTIGELAKELDITSRSIRFYEESGLLNPTRNGQNRVYKKKDKVRLKLILRGKRLGFSLAETKTLFDLYDSNQNSEAQLEAMLLMTEQKRAVMDQQLEDIKALMMELDEVEARCKDELTTIKRGQIA, from the coding sequence ATGACTGAAAAATTTTACACCATTGGCGAGTTAGCAAAAGAGCTAGATATCACCTCCCGCTCTATCCGTTTCTACGAAGAGTCAGGGCTACTGAACCCCACCCGTAATGGTCAAAACCGAGTGTACAAGAAAAAAGACAAGGTTCGGCTTAAGCTAATTTTACGCGGCAAACGTTTAGGTTTTTCATTAGCTGAAACTAAAACATTGTTTGATTTATATGACAGCAATCAGAACTCAGAAGCCCAGTTAGAAGCCATGTTGCTGATGACAGAACAAAAACGCGCTGTAATGGATCAGCAACTAGAAGACATTAAAGCCTTAATGATGGAATTAGACGAAGTCGAAGCCCGTTGTAAGGACGAACTCACCACGATTAAGCGAGGACAAATCGCATGA
- a CDS encoding isovaleryl-CoA dehydrogenase, producing MNAPYPTLNFGLGEDIDMLRDHVYNFAQGEIAPLAEKSDIDNSFPNQLWPKLGEMGLLGVTVAEQYGGSNMGYLAHVVAMEEVSRASAGIGLSYGAHSNLCVNQIHKNGSDAQKEKYLPKLVSGEHIGALAMSEPNAGSDVVSMKLRADKKGDHYVLNGNKMWITNGPDADTYVIYAKTDISAGSKGMSAFIVERGTPGFSQAQKLDKLGMRSSNTCELVFEDCPVPAENLIRNEGDGARVLMSGLDYERLVLSGGPLGIMQACMDLVVPYIHDRKQFGQSIGEFQLVQGKVADMYTQMNAARAYVYTVARACDRGETTRKDAAAVILYSAELATKMALDAIQLLGGNGYINEFPAGRLLRDAKLYEIGAGTSEIRRMLIGRELFKESA from the coding sequence ATGAATGCTCCCTATCCAACACTGAACTTCGGCCTAGGTGAAGACATCGATATGTTACGTGACCACGTTTATAACTTTGCTCAAGGGGAAATCGCTCCTTTGGCTGAAAAGTCTGACATCGACAACAGTTTCCCTAACCAGTTATGGCCAAAATTAGGCGAAATGGGACTGCTAGGTGTGACCGTGGCTGAACAATATGGTGGTTCCAACATGGGATATTTAGCCCACGTTGTCGCCATGGAAGAGGTCAGCCGAGCATCCGCAGGAATAGGCTTGAGCTATGGCGCTCATTCCAATTTGTGCGTCAATCAAATTCATAAAAATGGCTCAGATGCACAAAAAGAAAAATACCTACCTAAGCTTGTCAGCGGCGAGCATATAGGTGCATTAGCAATGAGTGAGCCTAATGCTGGCTCAGATGTGGTAAGCATGAAATTGCGGGCCGATAAAAAAGGTGACCATTACGTGCTTAACGGCAATAAAATGTGGATCACAAATGGCCCTGACGCTGACACTTACGTGATTTACGCCAAAACCGATATAAGTGCAGGTTCAAAAGGCATGAGTGCTTTCATCGTTGAACGGGGCACGCCAGGTTTCAGCCAAGCACAGAAGCTTGATAAGCTTGGTATGCGCTCATCCAATACCTGCGAACTTGTATTTGAAGATTGCCCAGTACCAGCCGAGAATTTAATTCGCAATGAAGGCGATGGTGCACGTGTTCTGATGAGTGGCCTTGATTATGAACGCCTCGTTCTCTCAGGTGGCCCTCTTGGCATTATGCAAGCCTGTATGGACTTAGTCGTACCTTACATTCATGACCGCAAGCAGTTCGGTCAATCTATCGGCGAGTTCCAACTAGTTCAGGGTAAAGTTGCTGATATGTATACCCAAATGAACGCAGCGAGAGCTTATGTTTATACAGTAGCTCGCGCTTGTGATCGCGGCGAAACCACGCGTAAAGATGCCGCTGCAGTCATACTGTATTCTGCCGAACTGGCGACTAAAATGGCCCTCGATGCCATCCAATTACTTGGTGGCAATGGGTATATCAATGAGTTTCCTGCCGGTCGTTTATTAAGAGATGCAAAACTATACGAAATTGGAGCCGGTACCTCCGAAATCCGCCGCATGTTGATTGGCCGAGAGCTATTTAAAGAGTCAGCGTAA
- a CDS encoding carboxyl transferase domain-containing protein → MPRIISKINAKAQEFADNAAHMQGQIDDLNNKIALIKQGGGDKANKRHTDRGKLLPRDRINALLDAGSPFLEISQLAAWEVYEDYVPSAGVIAGIGRVSGIECMIVANDATVKGGTYYPLTVKKHLRAQTIAQQNNLPCVYLVDSGGANLPRQDEVFPDREHFGRIFFNQANMSAQNIPQIAVVMGSCTAGGAYVPAMADESIIVKNQGTIFLGGPPLVKAATGEVVTAQELGGGDVHCRTSGVVDHLANNDQHALHIARDAITRLNRTKPIALDVKPSVEPAYPKEDIYGIIPKDSRQPYDVREVIARVVDGSEFDEFKALYGNTLICGFARIFGYPVGIIANNGILFSESAQKGAHFIELCAQRKIPLVFLQNITGFMVGKQYEAGGIAKHGAKMVTAVACAKVPKFTVLIGGSFGAGNYGMCGRAYDPRFMFMWPNARISVMGGEQAAGVLSQVKREQRERVGETWSQEEELQFKQPIVDTYEHQGHPYYASARLWDDGVIDPADTRMVLGLCISASLNKPIEDTQFGVFRM, encoded by the coding sequence GTGCCCCGAATTATCAGTAAAATAAACGCCAAAGCCCAAGAGTTTGCCGACAATGCAGCGCACATGCAGGGGCAAATTGATGATTTAAATAACAAGATAGCTTTAATAAAACAGGGAGGCGGCGATAAAGCCAATAAACGCCATACCGATCGCGGTAAATTACTGCCTCGCGACCGAATCAATGCGCTACTCGATGCAGGCTCCCCTTTTCTAGAGATATCGCAACTGGCTGCATGGGAAGTCTATGAAGACTATGTGCCCAGTGCAGGTGTCATTGCAGGGATAGGCCGAGTATCTGGCATCGAATGCATGATTGTCGCGAACGACGCGACGGTCAAAGGCGGTACTTATTACCCGTTAACGGTGAAAAAGCACTTACGTGCGCAAACCATAGCTCAGCAGAACAATTTGCCCTGTGTCTACCTAGTAGACTCAGGCGGCGCTAACTTACCTCGCCAAGACGAAGTCTTTCCCGACCGTGAACATTTCGGGCGTATTTTCTTCAACCAAGCGAACATGTCGGCGCAAAATATTCCGCAAATAGCTGTGGTCATGGGAAGTTGCACCGCAGGCGGTGCTTACGTACCAGCGATGGCAGACGAGTCCATTATCGTCAAAAACCAAGGCACTATATTTCTTGGTGGCCCCCCTTTAGTTAAAGCGGCAACCGGCGAAGTGGTCACCGCACAAGAGTTAGGCGGCGGTGACGTGCACTGCAGAACATCTGGTGTGGTGGACCATTTGGCCAATAACGATCAGCACGCTTTGCACATAGCCAGAGACGCTATTACACGGTTAAACCGAACAAAACCAATAGCATTAGACGTTAAGCCCAGCGTTGAACCTGCATACCCCAAAGAAGACATCTACGGCATTATACCTAAGGATTCACGCCAGCCTTATGATGTGCGCGAAGTGATTGCTCGCGTAGTTGATGGCTCTGAATTTGATGAATTTAAGGCTCTTTATGGTAATACTTTAATTTGCGGTTTTGCACGCATCTTCGGCTATCCAGTAGGTATTATCGCCAACAATGGCATTTTATTTAGTGAATCAGCTCAAAAAGGAGCGCACTTCATTGAGCTATGTGCCCAGCGTAAAATCCCCTTAGTGTTTTTACAAAATATCACTGGCTTCATGGTCGGCAAACAATACGAGGCCGGTGGCATTGCTAAGCATGGCGCAAAAATGGTCACCGCGGTCGCCTGCGCTAAGGTCCCTAAATTCACAGTACTCATTGGTGGTAGCTTTGGTGCCGGTAATTACGGTATGTGTGGTCGGGCGTATGACCCGCGCTTTATGTTCATGTGGCCAAATGCACGTATTTCGGTAATGGGTGGTGAACAAGCCGCCGGCGTGTTATCGCAAGTTAAACGCGAACAACGGGAGCGCGTCGGTGAAACTTGGAGCCAAGAGGAAGAGTTGCAGTTTAAACAACCCATAGTCGATACCTACGAGCATCAAGGGCACCCTTATTATGCATCAGCCCGTCTTTGGGATGATGGCGTGATAGACCCCGCCGACACACGCATGGTGTTGGGCCTGTGCATTTCAGCTAGCTTAAATAAACCCATTGAGGACACCCAGTTTGGGGTGTTCAGAATGTAA
- a CDS encoding enoyl-CoA hydratase/isomerase family protein: MDPKMSQTNSPSSQYVLCDIDERGVATVTLNRPEVHNAFDDVLIAALTETFSRLDSDNTVRAVVLASTGKSFCAGADLNWMKRMASYSYEQNLNDANALATMLHTLNSLSKPTIARVQGAAFGGAIGLIACCDMAVGSKLSKFCLSEVKLGLIPATISPYVIQAIGERNARRYFTTAEVFSSRRARRIGLLSESVTEEELDSTIESLLEHILKNGPHAVSAAKQLITDVANRVPDTALRNMTSERIANTRVSSEGQEGLGAFLQKRRPNWYIS; encoded by the coding sequence ATGGATCCTAAAATGAGCCAAACTAATTCCCCCTCTTCACAGTATGTGCTTTGCGACATTGATGAGCGTGGTGTTGCCACTGTCACCCTTAATCGCCCTGAAGTGCACAATGCATTTGACGATGTTCTCATAGCAGCTCTAACCGAGACATTCAGCCGGTTAGACTCTGATAATACTGTAAGGGCTGTCGTTCTCGCATCGACTGGCAAGAGCTTCTGCGCTGGGGCGGACCTAAACTGGATGAAGCGCATGGCAAGCTATTCATATGAGCAAAACCTCAATGATGCAAATGCATTGGCAACCATGCTGCATACCTTAAATTCGCTATCAAAACCGACCATAGCCCGGGTGCAAGGTGCTGCCTTTGGCGGGGCTATAGGCTTAATTGCCTGCTGCGATATGGCTGTGGGCAGTAAACTGAGCAAGTTTTGCCTAAGCGAAGTCAAGCTTGGTTTAATACCCGCCACTATTAGCCCATATGTTATTCAAGCTATTGGCGAGCGAAACGCTAGGCGTTATTTCACGACCGCTGAAGTATTTTCATCACGTAGAGCAAGACGCATTGGACTACTCAGTGAAAGCGTGACCGAAGAAGAGCTAGATAGCACAATTGAATCTCTCCTGGAGCATATTCTGAAGAATGGTCCGCACGCGGTTTCTGCAGCCAAACAATTGATAACAGACGTGGCAAATCGCGTCCCTGATACAGCGCTTAGAAACATGACAAGCGAACGCATAGCCAATACCCGGGTATCATCTGAAGGCCAAGAAGGCCTCGGTGCTTTCTTACAAAAACGTCGACCTAATTGGTATATCTCATGA